A stretch of the Pseudorasbora parva isolate DD20220531a chromosome 13, ASM2467924v1, whole genome shotgun sequence genome encodes the following:
- the cdc14b gene encoding dual specificity protein phosphatase CDC14B isoform X3 — MKRKSERRSESRKRLCASLSGPESRRDVYVHITDQLYFALLHQKAKSNPDRHCFCIDEELSYENFYADFGPLNLAMFYRFCCKLNKKLKSCVHAKKKIVFYTCGDRKKQANAAYLIGSYAVMHLQKTPEEVYSLLVSQNASYLPFRDASFGTCMYNLNILDCLRAIHKALQFGWLDFSLFNVEEYEHYERAENGDFNWIIPGKFLAFSGPHPKSKIENGYPLHAPEAYFPYFRKHNITTIIRLNKKMYDAKRFTDMGFRHHDLFFVDGSTPTDAIVTKFLNICESADGAIAVHCKAGLGRTGTLIGCYMMKHFRLTAAEAIAWIRICRPGSVIGPQQNFVEEKQSSLWTEGDLYRQKINEQENGSSKTAVAGILSGVEDISINGTNKNISQRKTASEMHTEEEEEECGGLTQGDKLRALKSKRQSRASTGSLSLEENTILTKSTSKSLSSDKRKRTRASLGSIRPSRRSQSRRRKVLHAVPSVRFQRPCNSISKARAPLLR, encoded by the exons ATGAAGCGCAAGAGCGAGCGACGGAGCGAGTCGAGGAAGAGACTCTGCGCTTCTCTAAGCGGGCCGGAATCCAGGAGAGATGTTTACGTCCATATCACAG ATCAGCTGTATTTTGCTCTTCTTCATCAGAAGGCGAAGAGCAATCCTGACAGACACTGTTTCTGCATAGATGAAGAGCTCTCCTATGAGAA CTTCTATGCGGACTTTGGCCCGCTCAACCTGGCTATGTTTTATCGCTTCTGTTGCAAACTCAACAAAAAACTGAAG TCTTGTGTTCATGCAAAGAAGAAAATTGTGTTTTATACATGTGGTGACAGAAAGAAACAAGCCAATGCTGCATATTTGATCGGCTCATATGCT GTAATGCATCTACAGAAAACACCAGAAGAAGTGTACAGTCTTCTTGTCTCTCAAAATGCATCATATCTTCCTTTTCG AGATGCGTCTTTTGGAACTTGCATGTACAATCTGAATATTCTTGACTGTCTACGGGCCATTCATAAG GCTCTGCAGTTTGGCTGGCTGGATTTCTCTCTGTTTAATGTGGAGGAATATGAGCATTATGAG CGGGCTGAAAATGGAGATTTTAACTGGATCATTCCAGGGAAGTTTTTGGCTTTCAGCGGTCCTCATCCAAAGAGCAAAATTGAGAATG GATACCCTCTTCATGCCCCTGAAGCGTATTTCCCCTACTTCAGGAAGCACaacatcaccaccatcatccgGCTCAACAAGAAAATGTACGACGCCAAGCGTTTCACAGACATGGGCTTCAGGCACCATGACCTGTTCTTTGTGGACGGGAGTACGCCCACCGACGCCATCGTCACCAAGTTCCTGAACATCTGCGAGAGCGCTGACGGAGCCATCGCCGTCCACTGCAAAG CTGGTTTGGGCCGAACAGGGACATTAATCGGCTGTTATATGATGAAACACTTCAGACTGACCGCAGCTGAAGCCATCGCATGGATCAGGATCTGCAGACCCGGCTCAGTCATTGGACCGCAACAAAACTTTGTTGAAGA AAAGCAGTCGAGTCTCTGGACAGAGGGTGATCTGTACCGCCAAAAAATAAATGAGCAGGAAAACGGCTCGAGTAAAACGGCAGTGGCTGGAATCCTGTCTGGAGTTGAAGATATTTCCATTAATGGTACCAACAAGAACATATCACAGAGAAAAACAGCCTCTGAAATG CACactgaggaagaggaagaggagtgtGGCGGCCTCACGCAAGGCGATAAACTGCGAGCTCTGAAGAGTAAGAGGCAGTCCAGGGCGTCCACGGGTTCACTATC GTTAGAAGAAAATACAATTCTCACCAAGTCAACATCAAAGTCATTAAG CTCCGATAAAAGGAAAAGAACTCGGGCTTCGCTCGGATCCATCAGGCCCAGTAG ACGATCTCAGTCCAGAAGAAGGAAAGTGCTTCATGCTGTGCCATCGGTGCGCTTTCAGAGACCATG TAACTCCATCTCTAAAGCTCGAGCTCCTCTCCTGCGCTGA
- the cdc14b gene encoding dual specificity protein phosphatase CDC14B isoform X4 has protein sequence MKRKSERRSESRKRLCASLSGPESRRDVYVHITDQLYFALLHQKAKSNPDRHCFCIDEELSYENFYADFGPLNLAMFYRFCCKLNKKLKSCVHAKKKIVFYTCGDRKKQANAAYLIGSYAVMHLQKTPEEVYSLLVSQNASYLPFRDASFGTCMYNLNILDCLRAIHKALQFGWLDFSLFNVEEYEHYERAENGDFNWIIPGKFLAFSGPHPKSKIENGYPLHAPEAYFPYFRKHNITTIIRLNKKMYDAKRFTDMGFRHHDLFFVDGSTPTDAIVTKFLNICESADGAIAVHCKAGLGRTGTLIGCYMMKHFRLTAAEAIAWIRICRPGSVIGPQQNFVEEKQSSLWTEGDLYRQKINEQENGSSKTAVAGILSGVEDISINGTNKNISQRKTASEMHTEEEEEECGGLTQGDKLRALKSKRQSRASTGSLSLEENTILTKSTSKSLSSDKRKRTRASLGSIRPSSNSISKARAPLLR, from the exons ATGAAGCGCAAGAGCGAGCGACGGAGCGAGTCGAGGAAGAGACTCTGCGCTTCTCTAAGCGGGCCGGAATCCAGGAGAGATGTTTACGTCCATATCACAG ATCAGCTGTATTTTGCTCTTCTTCATCAGAAGGCGAAGAGCAATCCTGACAGACACTGTTTCTGCATAGATGAAGAGCTCTCCTATGAGAA CTTCTATGCGGACTTTGGCCCGCTCAACCTGGCTATGTTTTATCGCTTCTGTTGCAAACTCAACAAAAAACTGAAG TCTTGTGTTCATGCAAAGAAGAAAATTGTGTTTTATACATGTGGTGACAGAAAGAAACAAGCCAATGCTGCATATTTGATCGGCTCATATGCT GTAATGCATCTACAGAAAACACCAGAAGAAGTGTACAGTCTTCTTGTCTCTCAAAATGCATCATATCTTCCTTTTCG AGATGCGTCTTTTGGAACTTGCATGTACAATCTGAATATTCTTGACTGTCTACGGGCCATTCATAAG GCTCTGCAGTTTGGCTGGCTGGATTTCTCTCTGTTTAATGTGGAGGAATATGAGCATTATGAG CGGGCTGAAAATGGAGATTTTAACTGGATCATTCCAGGGAAGTTTTTGGCTTTCAGCGGTCCTCATCCAAAGAGCAAAATTGAGAATG GATACCCTCTTCATGCCCCTGAAGCGTATTTCCCCTACTTCAGGAAGCACaacatcaccaccatcatccgGCTCAACAAGAAAATGTACGACGCCAAGCGTTTCACAGACATGGGCTTCAGGCACCATGACCTGTTCTTTGTGGACGGGAGTACGCCCACCGACGCCATCGTCACCAAGTTCCTGAACATCTGCGAGAGCGCTGACGGAGCCATCGCCGTCCACTGCAAAG CTGGTTTGGGCCGAACAGGGACATTAATCGGCTGTTATATGATGAAACACTTCAGACTGACCGCAGCTGAAGCCATCGCATGGATCAGGATCTGCAGACCCGGCTCAGTCATTGGACCGCAACAAAACTTTGTTGAAGA AAAGCAGTCGAGTCTCTGGACAGAGGGTGATCTGTACCGCCAAAAAATAAATGAGCAGGAAAACGGCTCGAGTAAAACGGCAGTGGCTGGAATCCTGTCTGGAGTTGAAGATATTTCCATTAATGGTACCAACAAGAACATATCACAGAGAAAAACAGCCTCTGAAATG CACactgaggaagaggaagaggagtgtGGCGGCCTCACGCAAGGCGATAAACTGCGAGCTCTGAAGAGTAAGAGGCAGTCCAGGGCGTCCACGGGTTCACTATC GTTAGAAGAAAATACAATTCTCACCAAGTCAACATCAAAGTCATTAAG CTCCGATAAAAGGAAAAGAACTCGGGCTTCGCTCGGATCCATCAGGCCCAGTAG TAACTCCATCTCTAAAGCTCGAGCTCCTCTCCTGCGCTGA
- the cdc14b gene encoding dual specificity protein phosphatase CDC14B isoform X1 yields MKRKSERRSESRKRLCASLSGPESRRDVYVHITDQLYFALLHQKAKSNPDRHCFCIDEELSYENFYADFGPLNLAMFYRFCCKLNKKLKSCVHAKKKIVFYTCGDRKKQANAAYLIGSYAVMHLQKTPEEVYSLLVSQNASYLPFRDASFGTCMYNLNILDCLRAIHKALQFGWLDFSLFNVEEYEHYERAENGDFNWIIPGKFLAFSGPHPKSKIENGYPLHAPEAYFPYFRKHNITTIIRLNKKMYDAKRFTDMGFRHHDLFFVDGSTPTDAIVTKFLNICESADGAIAVHCKAGLGRTGTLIGCYMMKHFRLTAAEAIAWIRICRPGSVIGPQQNFVEEKQSSLWTEGDLYRQKINEQENGSSKTAVAGILSGVEDISINGTNKNISQRKTASEMHTEEEEEECGGLTQGDKLRALKSKRQSRASTGSLSLEENTILTKSTSKSLSSDKRKRTRASLGSIRPSSPLHSRLAKSLGSLHVMACESEGVFCGSMANSNFIKQANVTHLKPQRTCSALSMQLRLSSLSS; encoded by the exons ATGAAGCGCAAGAGCGAGCGACGGAGCGAGTCGAGGAAGAGACTCTGCGCTTCTCTAAGCGGGCCGGAATCCAGGAGAGATGTTTACGTCCATATCACAG ATCAGCTGTATTTTGCTCTTCTTCATCAGAAGGCGAAGAGCAATCCTGACAGACACTGTTTCTGCATAGATGAAGAGCTCTCCTATGAGAA CTTCTATGCGGACTTTGGCCCGCTCAACCTGGCTATGTTTTATCGCTTCTGTTGCAAACTCAACAAAAAACTGAAG TCTTGTGTTCATGCAAAGAAGAAAATTGTGTTTTATACATGTGGTGACAGAAAGAAACAAGCCAATGCTGCATATTTGATCGGCTCATATGCT GTAATGCATCTACAGAAAACACCAGAAGAAGTGTACAGTCTTCTTGTCTCTCAAAATGCATCATATCTTCCTTTTCG AGATGCGTCTTTTGGAACTTGCATGTACAATCTGAATATTCTTGACTGTCTACGGGCCATTCATAAG GCTCTGCAGTTTGGCTGGCTGGATTTCTCTCTGTTTAATGTGGAGGAATATGAGCATTATGAG CGGGCTGAAAATGGAGATTTTAACTGGATCATTCCAGGGAAGTTTTTGGCTTTCAGCGGTCCTCATCCAAAGAGCAAAATTGAGAATG GATACCCTCTTCATGCCCCTGAAGCGTATTTCCCCTACTTCAGGAAGCACaacatcaccaccatcatccgGCTCAACAAGAAAATGTACGACGCCAAGCGTTTCACAGACATGGGCTTCAGGCACCATGACCTGTTCTTTGTGGACGGGAGTACGCCCACCGACGCCATCGTCACCAAGTTCCTGAACATCTGCGAGAGCGCTGACGGAGCCATCGCCGTCCACTGCAAAG CTGGTTTGGGCCGAACAGGGACATTAATCGGCTGTTATATGATGAAACACTTCAGACTGACCGCAGCTGAAGCCATCGCATGGATCAGGATCTGCAGACCCGGCTCAGTCATTGGACCGCAACAAAACTTTGTTGAAGA AAAGCAGTCGAGTCTCTGGACAGAGGGTGATCTGTACCGCCAAAAAATAAATGAGCAGGAAAACGGCTCGAGTAAAACGGCAGTGGCTGGAATCCTGTCTGGAGTTGAAGATATTTCCATTAATGGTACCAACAAGAACATATCACAGAGAAAAACAGCCTCTGAAATG CACactgaggaagaggaagaggagtgtGGCGGCCTCACGCAAGGCGATAAACTGCGAGCTCTGAAGAGTAAGAGGCAGTCCAGGGCGTCCACGGGTTCACTATC GTTAGAAGAAAATACAATTCTCACCAAGTCAACATCAAAGTCATTAAG CTCCGATAAAAGGAAAAGAACTCGGGCTTCGCTCGGATCCATCAGGCCCAGTAG CCCTTTACACTCAAGGCTCGCTAAATCTTTAGGCAGCTTGCACGTAATGGCCTGTGAATCGGAGGGCGTGTTCTGTGGCTCTATGGCCAACAGTAACTTCATCAAGCAGGCGAATGTAACGCATTTAAAGCCCCAGAGGACTTGCTCTGCCCTTTCCATGCAGCTCAGGCTGAGTTCCCTCAGCTCA TAA
- the cdc14b gene encoding dual specificity protein phosphatase CDC14B isoform X2 — protein sequence MHRNNVTIETCDLSNGVEFIKDQLYFALLHQKAKSNPDRHCFCIDEELSYENFYADFGPLNLAMFYRFCCKLNKKLKSCVHAKKKIVFYTCGDRKKQANAAYLIGSYAVMHLQKTPEEVYSLLVSQNASYLPFRDASFGTCMYNLNILDCLRAIHKALQFGWLDFSLFNVEEYEHYERAENGDFNWIIPGKFLAFSGPHPKSKIENGYPLHAPEAYFPYFRKHNITTIIRLNKKMYDAKRFTDMGFRHHDLFFVDGSTPTDAIVTKFLNICESADGAIAVHCKAGLGRTGTLIGCYMMKHFRLTAAEAIAWIRICRPGSVIGPQQNFVEEKQSSLWTEGDLYRQKINEQENGSSKTAVAGILSGVEDISINGTNKNISQRKTASEMHTEEEEEECGGLTQGDKLRALKSKRQSRASTGSLSLEENTILTKSTSKSLSSDKRKRTRASLGSIRPSSPLHSRLAKSLGSLHVMACESEGVFCGSMANSNFIKQANVTHLKPQRTCSALSMQLRLSSLSS from the exons ATGCACCGGAACAACGTTACAATAGAAACCTGCGATCTGTCAAACGGCGTAGAGTTCATTAAAG ATCAGCTGTATTTTGCTCTTCTTCATCAGAAGGCGAAGAGCAATCCTGACAGACACTGTTTCTGCATAGATGAAGAGCTCTCCTATGAGAA CTTCTATGCGGACTTTGGCCCGCTCAACCTGGCTATGTTTTATCGCTTCTGTTGCAAACTCAACAAAAAACTGAAG TCTTGTGTTCATGCAAAGAAGAAAATTGTGTTTTATACATGTGGTGACAGAAAGAAACAAGCCAATGCTGCATATTTGATCGGCTCATATGCT GTAATGCATCTACAGAAAACACCAGAAGAAGTGTACAGTCTTCTTGTCTCTCAAAATGCATCATATCTTCCTTTTCG AGATGCGTCTTTTGGAACTTGCATGTACAATCTGAATATTCTTGACTGTCTACGGGCCATTCATAAG GCTCTGCAGTTTGGCTGGCTGGATTTCTCTCTGTTTAATGTGGAGGAATATGAGCATTATGAG CGGGCTGAAAATGGAGATTTTAACTGGATCATTCCAGGGAAGTTTTTGGCTTTCAGCGGTCCTCATCCAAAGAGCAAAATTGAGAATG GATACCCTCTTCATGCCCCTGAAGCGTATTTCCCCTACTTCAGGAAGCACaacatcaccaccatcatccgGCTCAACAAGAAAATGTACGACGCCAAGCGTTTCACAGACATGGGCTTCAGGCACCATGACCTGTTCTTTGTGGACGGGAGTACGCCCACCGACGCCATCGTCACCAAGTTCCTGAACATCTGCGAGAGCGCTGACGGAGCCATCGCCGTCCACTGCAAAG CTGGTTTGGGCCGAACAGGGACATTAATCGGCTGTTATATGATGAAACACTTCAGACTGACCGCAGCTGAAGCCATCGCATGGATCAGGATCTGCAGACCCGGCTCAGTCATTGGACCGCAACAAAACTTTGTTGAAGA AAAGCAGTCGAGTCTCTGGACAGAGGGTGATCTGTACCGCCAAAAAATAAATGAGCAGGAAAACGGCTCGAGTAAAACGGCAGTGGCTGGAATCCTGTCTGGAGTTGAAGATATTTCCATTAATGGTACCAACAAGAACATATCACAGAGAAAAACAGCCTCTGAAATG CACactgaggaagaggaagaggagtgtGGCGGCCTCACGCAAGGCGATAAACTGCGAGCTCTGAAGAGTAAGAGGCAGTCCAGGGCGTCCACGGGTTCACTATC GTTAGAAGAAAATACAATTCTCACCAAGTCAACATCAAAGTCATTAAG CTCCGATAAAAGGAAAAGAACTCGGGCTTCGCTCGGATCCATCAGGCCCAGTAG CCCTTTACACTCAAGGCTCGCTAAATCTTTAGGCAGCTTGCACGTAATGGCCTGTGAATCGGAGGGCGTGTTCTGTGGCTCTATGGCCAACAGTAACTTCATCAAGCAGGCGAATGTAACGCATTTAAAGCCCCAGAGGACTTGCTCTGCCCTTTCCATGCAGCTCAGGCTGAGTTCCCTCAGCTCA TAA
- the znf367 gene encoding zinc finger protein 367: protein MADSKHQVIFCNDSPKRVLVSVIKTTPIKPKADSLMPTSPGFSDFMVYPWRWGENAHNVTLSPGSGSGTASPTRNSGSPAAESELNSLPEHLKDGIRRGRPRADTVRELINEGENSTSRIRCNICNRVFPREKSLQAHKRTHTGERPYLCDYPDCGKAFVQSGQLKTHQRLHTGEKPFVCSEKGCNSRFTHANRHCPKHPYARLKREEPKGGTGKSQGADNKAVAEWLTKYWQTREQRSPVPGKGKTLNKTTMEDQEQQDPLDFLPSDEGEEEEEQEEEKSGGGTARRRLQEQRERLHGALALIELANNLSA, encoded by the exons ATGGCTGACAGCAAACATCAAGTGATATTTTGTAACGACTCACCGAAAAGAGTTTTGGTTTCCGTGATCAAAACGACCCCGATTAAACCTAAAGCGGACTCTCTGATGCCCACCAGCCCCGGGTTTAGCGACTTTATGGTTTACCCGTGGCGCTGGGGGGAAAACGCGCACAATGTGACCCTTAGTCCCGGATCCGGGAGCGGAACCGCCTCGCCGACCCGAAACAGTGGCTCTCCCGCCGCCGAATCAGAGCTCAACTCCCTCCCGGAGCACTTAAAG GATGGGATCCGGCGAGGACGCCCGCGGGCCGACACCGTCCGAGAGTTGATCAACGAAGGCGAAAACTCAACCAGCCGCATCCGCTGCAACATCTGCAACCGAGTGTTTCCCAGAGAGAAGTCGCTACAGGCGCACAAACGGACACACACGG GGGAAAGGCCGTATCTGTGCGATTATCCGGACTGCGGGAAAGCTTTCGTCCAGAGCGGACAGTTAAAGACCCATCAGCGTCTCCACACCGGAGAAAAGCCCTTCGTCTGCTCAGAGAAAG GATGCAACAGTCGATTTACTCATGCTAACCGGCATTGCCCAAAACACCCGTACGCCAGGCTGAAGCGTGAGGAGCCTAAAGGCGGCACGGGAAAATCACAAGGAGCCGATAACAAGGCTGTGGCCGAATGGCTGACAAA ATACTGGCAGACGAGAGAACAACGATCGCCCGTGCCGGGGAAAGGGAAGACTCTGAATAAGACCACTATGGAGGACCAGGAGCAACAGGATCCCCTGGACTTCTTGCCATCCGATGAAGgtgaagaagaggaggagcaaGAGGAGGAGAAAAGTGGCGGCGGTACAGCGAGGCGGCGACTCCAAGAGCAAAGGGAACGTCTGCACGGGGCCTTGGCACTAATCGAGCTAGCCAATAATCTCTCCGCCTGA